Below is a window of Aerococcus viridans DNA.
ATCCTTTCTTAGAAATCTTCCTGCCTATGTAGAACGCATCCCTTGACCGCTAAACTTATTTCTTAGCTTCTTTAGCTTCGCGTTTAGCGACTACACCGGCTAGATCGTAAGTATAATTTGGATCTAGAATACGGTCATTTTCGATGAAAGCATCTTTTATGGCTTGATTGATTGCCTTGTTGTCTTCATCGCTTAATCGTTTAACATCCGGTAATTGGATTGGTTTACCTACACGCACTTTGGCACGGTTGGTTGTTTTCCAAGTGAATAAATCACGAATACCAATTGGGCCTTGGTAGGTAACAGGCAAAATTTCTGCCTTGCCCATCTTAGCCATTGAAACGGCACCGTCTTTGATTTCATCTGAATAACGAGAGCCAGTTGGGAAAAGCCCAACATATTTCTCGCCTTCTTTGATGGTTCGAACGGCTTGTTTAATGGTTGAAGCGCTAGGATTTTCACGGTCAACTGGAATGATGTTGATGGTTGTGAAGAACCAGGCTAAAAATTTATTGGCTAATAATTCTTTCTTCGCCATAAAGGCTATTTGCTTAGGACGTAATGCCATGGCAATAAAGATTGGATCAAGGATTGAACGGTGAGGGCCAACTACTAAGTAATTGGCTTCTGGATCGAAGGCCTCATCAATATCAATCTTGGTTGGACCATTAATTAACTGGATAAACCAGGATATTAAAGTCAGTAAAATATTATAAATCATCGGTTTCCCCTTCATCTATATCTTGATGTGCATCCGAATAGGTCTGCAACTGATACATATTATAATATGTGCCACCTTGTGCAATCAAGTCGTCATGGTTTCCGTGCTCGATGATGTGGCCATTTTTAAGGACAATAATTTGGTCTGCATCTTTAATTGTTGATAAACGATGGGCGATGATAATGGTTGTCCGACCTATTCGCATATTAGCTAAACCAGATTGGATTTTCTGCTCTGTTTCGGTATCGATATTGGCTGTCGCTTCGTCTAATACCAAGATTTTAGGTTCTCGTAAGATTGACCGGGCAAATGATAACAATTGTTTTTGCCCTGTCGAGAATGCAGCCCCGCCTTCAATTACTTTGGCGTGATAGCCGTCATCAAGGGACTCGATAAAGTCATCAGCTTTTACGAATTGGGCTGCAGCTCTGACCATATCATCAGAATAGTCTCCGTGCAGACGGATGTTTTCAGCGATATCCCCGTAGAACATGAAAGAATCTTGTAAGACTAAGCCGATATCTTCTCTCAGTTGCTTTAGCGGGATATCTTTAATAGATTGGCCGTCAATTAAAATGTCCCCTTGATTGAATTCATAGAACCGCATCAAGACATTGATAATCGACGATTTACCAGAACCAGTTTGGCCAACAAAGGCCACTGTTTGTCCCGGTTTAATATCGATATTGATATCATGTAGCACTTGTTTTTTCTCGTCATATGAAAATGACAAGTCCTTGATTTGAATATGCCCTTCAGCCACTTTACCAGCTGCTCCTGGATTAGAAACTGGCGCCATTTCCGGATTGTCTAGCAAGGCTAATACTCGCGATCCAGATACCATACCATCTTGGAATATTGATAGAGAATCCATCATTTGACCCATCGGTTGGAAGAAGGATTTCGCGTAAGAAGTAAAGGCATATACAACCCCGACATTAATGGCTACCCCTTGCAAGTCTTGGAAACCAAAAATATACAAGACAAGGACCAAGGCAATGGCTTCAAGTAAGTTGATGGCTGGTTGTAGTAACAAGGCATTCATTTTGAACATACCTACACGCGCTCTTACATAAGTTTGGTTAACGTCATCGAATTCTTGCATTACACGTTTTTGTTGACCATAGTTTTGAATGATATTCATCCCAGAAATAGACTCGCTTAATTTCGCGTTCAAAGTAGATAGCGCTACCCGCATCCGGCCATAAATAAAAGTCGATTGACGTTGGTAGATATAAATCAAAATAAACATTACAGGTACAAAGGCCATGAAGACAAGGGCCAAGCCAGCATCTAGCGTAAACATGGCATAAGTAATAGCCACAATATTCAGTAAACCGTCAAAGAAGGATAGAAAGACCTGCCAAAATTCTTTAATGGTTTCGGTATCGTTAGTCACCCGTGAAACCACTGACCCGTTCGGTGTTTGGTCAAAGTACCGCATACCTAAGTGCACTACTTTTTGGTAGACAGTGTTTCGCATATTGGCCACTGTTTTTTCTGCCGTCAATTTGAAGGTAAAGTCTCTAAAATAATAAGTGGCTACTTTTAATAAGGTTAAGCCAAAATAAAAAACTGTGACCTGTATTGTCACTTGTAGGGTTGCTGAATTGGTCCCCAACACTTCATCCAAATATCGTTGGATAATAATGGGTAGGTAAGCTGAAATAGCTGCAACGATTGCTGTTGCCACAAAGGACAAGGCAAAGGGTAGCCAGTACGGTTTACCAAATCCGATAATTCCTTTGAAGATCCGCACCTGGTCTGCTAGTGAAAACTTTGTTTGACTAGAATTCTCCATTAGAAGCACCACCTTCGCTAATTTTTCTTTGTAATTGTTGTTGGTTATAAGTATGGGCATACCAACCGTCTTCAAGGACTAATTCGTTATGTTTACCGCGTTCAATAATCGTCCCTTTGTCCATGACAATGATCTCTTCTGCATGCATCACTGAAGATAGACGTTGAGCAGCAATAATCGTTGTTTTATTGGCACGTTCTTGCCGTAAATTGGTCAAGATATTTTCTTCTGTTTGCGCGTCTACCGCTGAAAGCGAGTCATCCATGATTAAGTATTCTGGGTCAACCGCTAAGGCACGAGCGATAGCAATCCGTTGTTTTTGCCCTCCTGATAAAGACACCCCACGTTCCCCAACTTCCGTTTGGTAGCCTTCAGGGAATTTCATGATGTCTTCGTGGATATCCGCTACTTTGGCATAGTGAATGACTTCTTCTTCAGATAGGTTTGGATTCCCAAAACGAATGTTTTCTAAAATCGTATTTGAAAACAGGAAATTCGTTTGCGGTACATATCCGATTGCTGAAGATAGTGTATTTAGACTGAAATCTTTGATATCTTTGCCGTCATAGGTAATTTGACCTTCGTATTGGTCATAATCACGCATCAACAACTTGAAGATTGTCGTTTTGCTAGACCCAGTACGACCAACTACACCAAGCATATTGCCCTCTTTCAGGTGAAAACGCGTATCCGATAATTTCGTCCGGCCATCATCTGGGTAGGCAAATTTCTGAACGTCAAAATGGATATCCCCTTGAATCGGCGTTGTAATAGCTTGATCAGCTTCAACGATAGCCGGCTGCTCGTTCAATAATTCAGACACCCGGTCCCACGATGCGTTACCACGCTCAAGCGTATTGACTAGGTGACCGACCGCAATTAAAGGCCAAGCCATCATAGACAAGTAAGAAATGTAGGCAATCAAGTCACCGACTGTTATCCGACCGTTTTGGATAAAGTAAGTCCCAAAGAAGATGGTCAATACATAAGTTAAACCAGTGATAATCTCAATCATTGGCGTGTAAGCCGCATCTGCTTGGTAAACTTTACGGTTCATTTCGACAACCTGGTCTGTTTTTTCAACGAAGTCTTGGTAGTAGTCTTCTTCTTCACCGAACGTTTTGATGACTTTCATCCCAGAAACATTTTCTTGGACTTCGTCATTTAAACTTGAAAAAGCTTCAAGCGATTTACGGAACCGCTTGTTAATGATTCGACCTAGAACACGGGCCACCACAATTAGAAATGGGAATGGCAGAATAGTCACTAGGGTTAATTGCCAGTCGATTAAGACAAACATAGAGAACAAGGTCACGACTGAAATGGAGATAGAATCCGTTAAGGTCAGAATCCCCCCACCAGCAACAAAACGCAAGGCCGCTAAGTCATTTGTGGCATGGGCCATCAAGTCACCCGTCCGATATTTATGGTAAAAGGTAGCGTCCATTTTTGTGAAATGACTAAACAAACGATTACGCATAATTGATTCTAGTAAAGTCGAATTCCCAAAAATAATTGTCCGCCAACCGTAGCGAAGTACATACATAATAATAGCCAATAACAATATAAGGCCGGTTTGAGTGATTAATAATTGCCCAGTTAAAGAGCCTGCTGACAACTGGTCAACCATATTCCCTACAATTCTAGGGGTCATAGCTGATAGAATCGCACAGGTAACCAATGCCGTTATCCCAAAGGCATAGCTCTTCCACCGCAATTTAAAAAACCAACCCAATTTTTTAAAAATTGAAAACATTTCTTCCCTCCTAAATAAATTCTCACCTATTATCTAACAAATATTGACCAATTGCGAAAATTAATACCCGCATATAGATAAAAAATTTGATTAGACAACGAAACAGCCTCCGTATGCCTTA
It encodes the following:
- a CDS encoding lysophospholipid acyltransferase family protein, producing the protein MIYNILLTLISWFIQLINGPTKIDIDEAFDPEANYLVVGPHRSILDPIFIAMALRPKQIAFMAKKELLANKFLAWFFTTINIIPVDRENPSASTIKQAVRTIKEGEKYVGLFPTGSRYSDEIKDGAVSMAKMGKAEILPVTYQGPIGIRDLFTWKTTNRAKVRVGKPIQLPDVKRLSDEDNKAINQAIKDAFIENDRILDPNYTYDLAGVVAKREAKEAKK
- a CDS encoding ABC transporter ATP-binding protein, whose translation is MENSSQTKFSLADQVRIFKGIIGFGKPYWLPFALSFVATAIVAAISAYLPIIIQRYLDEVLGTNSATLQVTIQVTVFYFGLTLLKVATYYFRDFTFKLTAEKTVANMRNTVYQKVVHLGMRYFDQTPNGSVVSRVTNDTETIKEFWQVFLSFFDGLLNIVAITYAMFTLDAGLALVFMAFVPVMFILIYIYQRQSTFIYGRMRVALSTLNAKLSESISGMNIIQNYGQQKRVMQEFDDVNQTYVRARVGMFKMNALLLQPAINLLEAIALVLVLYIFGFQDLQGVAINVGVVYAFTSYAKSFFQPMGQMMDSLSIFQDGMVSGSRVLALLDNPEMAPVSNPGAAGKVAEGHIQIKDLSFSYDEKKQVLHDINIDIKPGQTVAFVGQTGSGKSSIINVLMRFYEFNQGDILIDGQSIKDIPLKQLREDIGLVLQDSFMFYGDIAENIRLHGDYSDDMVRAAAQFVKADDFIESLDDGYHAKVIEGGAAFSTGQKQLLSFARSILREPKILVLDEATANIDTETEQKIQSGLANMRIGRTTIIIAHRLSTIKDADQIIVLKNGHIIEHGNHDDLIAQGGTYYNMYQLQTYSDAHQDIDEGETDDL
- a CDS encoding ABC transporter ATP-binding protein, giving the protein MFSIFKKLGWFFKLRWKSYAFGITALVTCAILSAMTPRIVGNMVDQLSAGSLTGQLLITQTGLILLLAIIMYVLRYGWRTIIFGNSTLLESIMRNRLFSHFTKMDATFYHKYRTGDLMAHATNDLAALRFVAGGGILTLTDSISISVVTLFSMFVLIDWQLTLVTILPFPFLIVVARVLGRIINKRFRKSLEAFSSLNDEVQENVSGMKVIKTFGEEEDYYQDFVEKTDQVVEMNRKVYQADAAYTPMIEIITGLTYVLTIFFGTYFIQNGRITVGDLIAYISYLSMMAWPLIAVGHLVNTLERGNASWDRVSELLNEQPAIVEADQAITTPIQGDIHFDVQKFAYPDDGRTKLSDTRFHLKEGNMLGVVGRTGSSKTTIFKLLMRDYDQYEGQITYDGKDIKDFSLNTLSSAIGYVPQTNFLFSNTILENIRFGNPNLSEEEVIHYAKVADIHEDIMKFPEGYQTEVGERGVSLSGGQKQRIAIARALAVDPEYLIMDDSLSAVDAQTEENILTNLRQERANKTTIIAAQRLSSVMHAEEIIVMDKGTIIERGKHNELVLEDGWYAHTYNQQQLQRKISEGGASNGEF